A part of Anolis sagrei isolate rAnoSag1 chromosome 3, rAnoSag1.mat, whole genome shotgun sequence genomic DNA contains:
- the ALG8 gene encoding dolichyl pyrophosphate Glc1Man9GlcNAc2 alpha-1,3-glucosyltransferase isoform X1, which produces MAAERSGGWFLPVAFGVTLLKFLFIPTYHSTDFEVHRNWLAITHSLPVSQWYYEATSEWTLDYPPFFAWFEYVLSHVAKYFDREMLVVQNLNYASHETILFQRLSVIFTDLLFIYAVHECCKCVNGKQGGKEPLENPQFVLSVLLLWNFGLLIVDHIHFQYNGFLFGFMLLSIARLFQKRHLEGAFLFAILLHLKHINLYVAPAYGMYLLRSYCFTANNPDGSIQWRRFSFLRLSALGLIVCLVTACSLGPFIVWGQLPQVLSRLFPFKRGLCHAYWAPNFWAIYSAVDKALSVIGLKYKFLNPEGMPKAAMTGGLVQEFQHTVLPSVTPLATLACTAIFMLPSVFCLWFKPQGPRGFLRCLVLCALTSFMFGWHVHEKAILLVILPLSLLSVERSRDAGVYLILATTGHLSLFPLLFTAPELPLKILLMLLFTVYSFSSLKALFRKEGPLLNWLETLYLLGLLPLEIFCEIVFPFTAWMSKFPFLPLMLISVYCALGIMYAWLKLYISVFRGPLTFRQKKE; this is translated from the exons ATGGCGGCGGAGAGAAGCGGCGGGTGGTTCTTACCTGTGGCCTTTGGAGTCACCCTTCTTAAATTCCTCTTCATCCCGACTTA tcattccacagattttgAGGTGCATAGGAACTGGCTTGCCATAACTCATAGCTTACCTGTCTCTCAGTGGTATTATGAG GCAACTTCTGAGTGGACTTTGGACTACCCTCCCTTCTTTGCCTGGTTTGAGTATGTTCTTTCACATGTTGCCAAGTACTTTGACAGAGAGATGCTGGTGGTCCAAAACCTCAACTATGCCAGCCATGAGACCATACTGTTCCAAAGGCTTTCAGTCATCTTTACCGATTTGCTCTTCATATATGCAGTTCATGA GTGCTGTAAATGTGTAAACGGAAAGCAAGGTGGAAAAGAGCCTTTGGAAAACCCTCAGTTTGTTCTTTCAGTTCTCCTCTTGTGGAACTTTGGCCTTTTAATTGTGGACC ATATTCACTTTCAATATAATGGCTTTCTGTTCGGGTTCATGCTTCTATCCATTGCACGACTATTTCAG AAAAGGCACTTAGAAGGAGCTTTTCTCTTTGCCATCCTCTTACATCTCAAGCACATCAATCTCTACGTAGCCCCAGCATATGGCATGTACCTACTCCGATCTTACTGCTTCACTGCAAATAATCCAG ATGGATCCATCCAATGGCGCAGATTTAGCTTTCTTCGCTTAAGTGCTCTGGGATTAATAGTCTGCCTTGTTACAGCATGTTCACTGGGACCATTTATTGTCTGG GGTCAGCTTCCACAAGTCCTCTCTCGCCTCTTCCCTTTCAAGAGAGGCCTTTGTCATGCATACTGGGCTCCTAACTTCTGGGCAATCTACAGTGCTGTAGACAAAGCTCTCTCTGTTATTG GTCTGAAATACAAATTCCTCAACCCTGAAGGGATGCCCAAGGCTGCCATGACTGGAGGGCTGGTCCAGGAATTTCAACACACTGTCCTTCCATCTGTGACCCCACTGGCAACTTTAGCCTGTACTGCCATCTTTATGCTG CCCTCTGTTTTCTGTCTTTGGTTTAAACCCCAAGGGCCCCGAGGCTTCCTGCGGTGCTTGGTTCTCTGCGCACTGACCTCCTTCATGTTTGGCTGGCACGTTCATGAGAAAGCAATTCTCCTTGTCATTCTCCCTTTGAG TTTACTGTCTGTAGAGAGGTCAAGAGATGCTGGTGTCTATCTAATCCTGGCTACTACAGGACACCTTTCCCTCTTCCCCCTGCTGTTCACAGCTCCAG AATTGCCACTTAAAATACTGCTCATGCTGCTTTTCACAGTGTACAGCTTTTCCTCACTGAAGGCCTTATTCag GAAAGAAGGGCCTCTGCTCAACTGGCTGGAAACTCTCTACCTCCTTGGTTTGCTCCCTCTTGAAATTTTCTGTGAAATTGTGTTTCCTTTCACGGCCTGGATGTCGAAGTTTCCCTTCCTGCCTTTAATGCTCATCTCTGTGTACTGTGCTCTGGGCATCATGTATGCTTGGCTCAAACTGTACATCTCTGTCTTCAGGGGACCATTGACTTTCAGGCAAAAGAAAGAGTAA
- the ALG8 gene encoding dolichyl pyrophosphate Glc1Man9GlcNAc2 alpha-1,3-glucosyltransferase isoform X2 → MRKNKDSFLHHRLEKCCKCVNGKQGGKEPLENPQFVLSVLLLWNFGLLIVDHIHFQYNGFLFGFMLLSIARLFQKRHLEGAFLFAILLHLKHINLYVAPAYGMYLLRSYCFTANNPDGSIQWRRFSFLRLSALGLIVCLVTACSLGPFIVWGQLPQVLSRLFPFKRGLCHAYWAPNFWAIYSAVDKALSVIGLKYKFLNPEGMPKAAMTGGLVQEFQHTVLPSVTPLATLACTAIFMLPSVFCLWFKPQGPRGFLRCLVLCALTSFMFGWHVHEKAILLVILPLSLLSVERSRDAGVYLILATTGHLSLFPLLFTAPELPLKILLMLLFTVYSFSSLKALFRKEGPLLNWLETLYLLGLLPLEIFCEIVFPFTAWMSKFPFLPLMLISVYCALGIMYAWLKLYISVFRGPLTFRQKKE, encoded by the exons ATGAGAAAGAACAAGGATAGTTTCCTACACCACAGATTGGAAAA GTGCTGTAAATGTGTAAACGGAAAGCAAGGTGGAAAAGAGCCTTTGGAAAACCCTCAGTTTGTTCTTTCAGTTCTCCTCTTGTGGAACTTTGGCCTTTTAATTGTGGACC ATATTCACTTTCAATATAATGGCTTTCTGTTCGGGTTCATGCTTCTATCCATTGCACGACTATTTCAG AAAAGGCACTTAGAAGGAGCTTTTCTCTTTGCCATCCTCTTACATCTCAAGCACATCAATCTCTACGTAGCCCCAGCATATGGCATGTACCTACTCCGATCTTACTGCTTCACTGCAAATAATCCAG ATGGATCCATCCAATGGCGCAGATTTAGCTTTCTTCGCTTAAGTGCTCTGGGATTAATAGTCTGCCTTGTTACAGCATGTTCACTGGGACCATTTATTGTCTGG GGTCAGCTTCCACAAGTCCTCTCTCGCCTCTTCCCTTTCAAGAGAGGCCTTTGTCATGCATACTGGGCTCCTAACTTCTGGGCAATCTACAGTGCTGTAGACAAAGCTCTCTCTGTTATTG GTCTGAAATACAAATTCCTCAACCCTGAAGGGATGCCCAAGGCTGCCATGACTGGAGGGCTGGTCCAGGAATTTCAACACACTGTCCTTCCATCTGTGACCCCACTGGCAACTTTAGCCTGTACTGCCATCTTTATGCTG CCCTCTGTTTTCTGTCTTTGGTTTAAACCCCAAGGGCCCCGAGGCTTCCTGCGGTGCTTGGTTCTCTGCGCACTGACCTCCTTCATGTTTGGCTGGCACGTTCATGAGAAAGCAATTCTCCTTGTCATTCTCCCTTTGAG TTTACTGTCTGTAGAGAGGTCAAGAGATGCTGGTGTCTATCTAATCCTGGCTACTACAGGACACCTTTCCCTCTTCCCCCTGCTGTTCACAGCTCCAG AATTGCCACTTAAAATACTGCTCATGCTGCTTTTCACAGTGTACAGCTTTTCCTCACTGAAGGCCTTATTCag GAAAGAAGGGCCTCTGCTCAACTGGCTGGAAACTCTCTACCTCCTTGGTTTGCTCCCTCTTGAAATTTTCTGTGAAATTGTGTTTCCTTTCACGGCCTGGATGTCGAAGTTTCCCTTCCTGCCTTTAATGCTCATCTCTGTGTACTGTGCTCTGGGCATCATGTATGCTTGGCTCAAACTGTACATCTCTGTCTTCAGGGGACCATTGACTTTCAGGCAAAAGAAAGAGTAA